The DNA segment AGTAGTACGACACGACGATCGCCGCGGTGGCCTGTGCCGGCGTGAACTTGCTCATCTTGGTGCGGGCGAGCAGGAACAGGAAGGCGACCAGACCGCCGATCACGTGCAGCCCGTGGAAGCCGGTGGCCAGGTAGAACACCGAGCCGTAGGCGCTGCCGGGGATCGTGGTGCCGTGCTCCACCAGGTGCAGGTACTCGTAGCCCTGGCCGAGCACGAAGAACAGGCCCATCAGGAAGGTGAGGACGTACCAGCGGCGCAGGCCGAAGACGTCACCGCGCTCGGCGGCGAACACACCCATCTGGCAGGTGAACGACGAAGCGATCAGCACCAGCGTGACGGGGACCGCCAGCGCGAGGTTCAGTTCCGTCGGCGGGGGCGGCCACTCGCCGCCTGCCTGGGCACGTGCGGTGAAGTACATCGCGAACAGACCAGCAAAGAACATCAGCTCGCTGGAAAGCCACACGATGGTGCCGACACTGACCATATTCGGCCTGTTCAGCGAATGCACGCGCGAGGTGATCGCGGTTCCCGAGGTCCCTACAGCACTCGTCACACATGAAGTATGACGCTTTGTAGTTGTCGAACTCCACCCGGGTCGCCTATTCGTCACATGTGTCGTTGGGAACGACCGGGCGGTGCTTTGGGAAGTTCCCAGCGCCGTGGGAACATCTGCGCGTGACTGATACTCCCACGTGGCCGCAGATCTTGGGGCGGTTGACCACCGGACAGAACCTGGCGACCGGTCAGGCCGGTTGGGCGATGGACCAGATCATGACCGGCGTGGCCACTCCGGCGCAGATCGCCGGCTTCGCGGTGGCGATGAAGCTCAAGCGGCCGACGCCCGCGGAGGTCACCGAATTGGCCGACACGATGCTGCGGCACGCCCGCCGGGTGCCCACCGACCGGATCGGCACCGAGACCGTCGACATCGTCGGCACCGGCGGCGACGGCTGCAACACCGTGAACCTGTCGACGATGGCGGCGATCGTGGTGGCCGCCAGCGGTGTTCCGGTGGTGAAGCACGGCAACCGCGCCGCGTCGTCGCTGTCCGGCGGCGCCGACACACTCGAGGCGCTCGGCGCCCGCATCGACCTCGGCCCGGACGACGTCGTGCGCTGCGTGGCCGAGACCGGGATCGGCTTCGCGTTCGCACCGCACTTCCACCCGTCCTACCGGCACGCCTCGGCGGTGCGCCGCGAGCTCGGGGTGCCCACGGTGTTCAACCTGCTCGGGCCGTTGACGAACCCGGCGGGTCCGCGGGCGGGGCTGATCGGCTGCGCCTGGGGTGAGCTGGCCGAGGTGATGGCCGGTGTGTTCGCCTCCCGCAATTCGAGCGTGCTGGTGGTGCACGGCGACGACGGACTCGACGAGTTGACGACCACGACGACGAGCACGATCTGGCGGGTGCAGGCCGGCACGGTCGAGCGGTTGACGTTCGACCCGGCCGCCTTCGGCTTCCAGCGGGCCGACCTGGCCGAACTGGTCGGCGGCGACGCCGAACACAACGCGGCGGAGGTCCGCGCCGTCCTCGGCGGCGCCAAGGGCGCGGTGCGCGATGCGGTGATCCTCAACGCCGCGGGCGCCATGGTCGCCCACGCCGGGCTATCCAGCGACGCCAAATGGGTGCCCGCCTGGGAGACCGGTCTGGCCCGCGCCACCGAGGCGATCGACTCCGGCGCGGCCGAACAGCTGCTCGCGCGTTGGGTGCGGTTCACTCAGAAGCTCTGACGGGTCGAGCTGTTCGGCGGCCAGCCGTGCCGAGCGGGCGGTGTCCGCCCACTCCAGCCAGCGGCCCGCCGCGCCGATCGGTGAGGCGTAGCCGGGATCGCACCGCACGATGCGCACCCCGGGTTGGGCCAGCCAGCGGGCGATGAGCCCGGTCTCCTCGACCAGTGCGCCGCCCAGCGGCGCCGGCTCGGGCAGCACGGTCTGCGCGGCGGCGGTCAGCGCGTCGACGACCGGCATCGGCGGCACGCCGCGCCGGGCACAGCCCGCAGCGGCGAGGCGCCCGTGACGGACGATGGCGAGGTCCCACCCGCCGCTGCCGTCCGGCCGGGCCGCGACCAACTCGGTCTGTTCGGCCAGCGAGCGCAGCCGCTGTCCGCGCCACAGCACCTCGATGCCCATGGCGGCGTGGTCGCGCAGCCGCGCGGCGGTCTCGTAGCGGTTGACCGCGGCCAGTGCCGCTATCCCGTCGATCACCGCGGACAGCGCCGAGTCGTCGCGGCCCTCGATGAGGTCGGCGGCGCGGCGTGGGGCGGGTGCGTACGCCGCCGCGTCGATGTCGCGCGGCGCCGGACACGGCGACAGTTCGCGTTCCGGGCAGGCCGGACCGTGCCTGGCCGCGCGGGCCAGGCGGGTGGCGCAGGTGCGCACCCCGGTGAACCGGGCGAGCAGTTCGGCGGTCTGCACGGCGTCGGCGCGGGCCCGGAACGGTCCGACCGCCGACCCGTGGCGCGGGGCGCGCACCACCGAGAAGCGCGGGAACGGCTCGTCGGTCAGCACGATCCACCACCAGCGCTGCGGGAACTTCGACCGCCGGTTGTACGGCGGCGCGTGGGCGGCCAGCAGGCGCAGCTCCCGCACCCCCGCCTCGAGGTCGTGGGCGCATTCGACGTGGTCGACGCGCGTGGCCAGCGACGCCATCTCCTTCATCCGCGTCCGTGGATCGGCTCCGCTGAAGTACTGCCCGACGCGGCGGCGCAGGTCGACGGCGGTGCCGACGTAGAGCACCTCGTCGCCGGGGCCGCGGAACAGGTACACCCCGGGCCGGTGGGGCAGACCTTCGGCGAGCCTGCGGTTGCGGCGCTGTGCCGGTGTCACGTCGGGCAGGTAGGCGCGCAGGTCGGTATAGCTGTGCACGCCCTGGTTGCCGATCCGCTCGATGAGCCCGTGCAGGACGTCCACCGTGGCCCGGGCGTCGTCGAGTGCGCGGTGCGTGGGCGTCGTCTTTGCGCGGAACAGCTGGGCCAGGGCGGACAACCGCACGCTGGGGGCCTCGTCGCGGGTGAGCACCCGGCGCGCGAGCTTGACCGTGCACAGCACCGGCGGCCGCGGCCAGGTCAGTTGGCACTGTTCGGCGGCCGCCCGCAGGAAGCCGATGTCGAAGCCGGCGTTGTGCGCCACCAGCACTGAGCCGCGGGCGAATTCGAGAAAGGCGGGCAGTACCGATTCGATACGCGGAGCGGCGCACACCATCGCGGTGGTGATCCCGGTCAGCGCGACGATCTGCGGCGGGATCGCCCGGCCGGGGTCGACCAGCGTCGCGAGCTCGCCGAGCACCTCACCGCCGCGGACCTTCACCGCACCGATCTCGGTGATCGCGTCGGGCCGGTCACCGGTGGCCCGGCCGCCGGTGGTCTCCAGGTCCACCACGACGAACGTGGTGTCCTTCAGCGACAACGCCTCCATGTCGAATGTCAGCTGTTCGGCCGGTTGTCCGGCACCGGCGCTGCGCTGACCCATGCGAGAAACGTAGGGAACCGCACCGACAGCGCGACGGTGCCACGCGGAGGCGGCGGTCTGTCGGTGGCCGTCGCTAGCGTGCGGGC comes from the Mycolicibacterium litorale genome and includes:
- the ctaE gene encoding aa3-type cytochrome oxidase subunit III, which produces MTSAVGTSGTAITSRVHSLNRPNMVSVGTIVWLSSELMFFAGLFAMYFTARAQAGGEWPPPPTELNLALAVPVTLVLIASSFTCQMGVFAAERGDVFGLRRWYVLTFLMGLFFVLGQGYEYLHLVEHGTTIPGSAYGSVFYLATGFHGLHVIGGLVAFLFLLARTKMSKFTPAQATAAIVVSYYWHFVDIVWIALFAVIYFVR
- the trpD gene encoding anthranilate phosphoribosyltransferase translates to MRVTDTPTWPQILGRLTTGQNLATGQAGWAMDQIMTGVATPAQIAGFAVAMKLKRPTPAEVTELADTMLRHARRVPTDRIGTETVDIVGTGGDGCNTVNLSTMAAIVVAASGVPVVKHGNRAASSLSGGADTLEALGARIDLGPDDVVRCVAETGIGFAFAPHFHPSYRHASAVRRELGVPTVFNLLGPLTNPAGPRAGLIGCAWGELAEVMAGVFASRNSSVLVVHGDDGLDELTTTTTSTIWRVQAGTVERLTFDPAAFGFQRADLAELVGGDAEHNAAEVRAVLGGAKGAVRDAVILNAAGAMVAHAGLSSDAKWVPAWETGLARATEAIDSGAAEQLLARWVRFTQKL